Proteins found in one Hypericibacter terrae genomic segment:
- the rhmD gene encoding L-rhamnonate dehydratase translates to MTKRRIADIRAFVIDQAGTGGDYSHRESGHWLVDDLVANPMSVYPEYRVSRNSWGMGVLGSILVEVETDDGQVGVATGLGGDAACFLIERHFRRFVVGSDPHDLNRIWDQMYRASSVYGRKGLPVAALSVVDLALWDLLGKIRGEPVYRMIGGKTRDHLNVYATGPSPDVYRELGFIGTKVPLPHGPADGLAGLRANRDFIADARRKAGPDHLLMVDCYLSLDVPYAIALAEILQPFDVNWIEEPLQADDWQGFKLLKAAHPKMKWTTGEHEYTRYGFRQLIDGRHIDILQPDVMWAGGLTELLRICAMAAAYDIPVVPHCSGPYSNHLVISQPNCPFSEFLITSPKGDEIRPLFGDLFEGEVLPQRGSIGVSEAPGWGLTVRRDAVELRRPYDS, encoded by the coding sequence ATGACGAAGCGGCGAATTGCGGATATCCGGGCCTTCGTGATCGACCAGGCCGGGACGGGCGGCGATTACAGCCATCGGGAATCGGGTCACTGGCTGGTGGACGATCTGGTCGCCAATCCCATGTCGGTCTATCCGGAGTACCGGGTCTCGCGGAACAGCTGGGGCATGGGCGTGCTAGGCAGCATCCTGGTCGAGGTCGAGACCGACGACGGGCAGGTGGGGGTGGCGACGGGCCTCGGCGGCGATGCCGCCTGTTTCCTGATCGAGCGACATTTCCGGCGCTTCGTGGTGGGCTCCGACCCGCATGACCTCAACCGGATCTGGGACCAGATGTATCGCGCAAGCTCGGTCTATGGCCGCAAGGGCCTGCCCGTGGCTGCGCTGAGCGTGGTCGACCTGGCGCTCTGGGACCTGCTGGGCAAGATCCGCGGCGAGCCGGTCTACCGGATGATCGGCGGCAAGACCCGCGACCACCTGAATGTCTATGCCACGGGCCCGTCGCCGGATGTCTATCGCGAGCTGGGATTCATCGGCACCAAGGTGCCGCTGCCGCATGGGCCCGCCGACGGGCTCGCGGGCCTGCGCGCCAATCGCGACTTCATCGCCGATGCCCGCCGCAAGGCCGGCCCCGATCATCTGCTGATGGTCGACTGCTACCTGTCGCTCGACGTGCCCTATGCGATCGCGCTGGCGGAGATCCTGCAGCCCTTCGACGTCAACTGGATCGAGGAGCCGCTCCAGGCGGACGACTGGCAGGGCTTCAAGCTGCTCAAGGCGGCGCATCCGAAGATGAAATGGACCACGGGCGAGCATGAATACACCCGCTACGGCTTCCGCCAGCTGATCGACGGCCGGCATATCGACATCCTGCAGCCGGACGTGATGTGGGCGGGCGGCCTGACCGAGCTCCTGCGCATCTGCGCCATGGCGGCCGCCTATGACATACCGGTGGTGCCGCATTGCAGCGGGCCCTACAGCAATCACCTCGTGATCTCGCAGCCCAACTGTCCCTTCTCCGAGTTTCTGATCACCAGCCCGAAGGGCGACGAGATCCGGCCGCTGTTCGGCGATCTGTTCGAGGGCGAGGTCCTGCCGCAGCGGGGCTCGATCGGCGTCTCCGAGGCGCCAGGCTGGGGCTTGACGGTGCGCCGGGATGCCGTTGAACTTCGACGCCCCTACGACAGCTGA
- a CDS encoding ABC transporter ATP-binding protein, with the protein MTRGAVVEFKNVSKHYGNVAAVAGCDLRVEAGEFFTLLGPSGSGKTTLLNMLAGFIEPGGGAILIDGVDVTSIPTEKRNIGMVFQNYSLFPHMNVAQNVAFPLKMRSADKATIRGRVDSALELVGLAALRDRMPNQLSGGQRQRVAIARAIVFEPKVLLMDEPLGALDLKLRERMQMEIRHYRDQIGCTVIYVTHDQGEALTLSDRIMIMNEGRPVQVGNPETIYDRPASRFAAEFIGETNILTLASKPGAGWAIEELGVPFPGPASAASGKGVLLSVRPEKIMRADAAGGGSGPAVRFEAIIAEIIFSGDIHRYTARCAGGKTVSFKEHRTGSGTALKPGDKVALAFQAEAAVPLQEA; encoded by the coding sequence ATGACGCGCGGCGCCGTCGTCGAGTTCAAAAATGTCTCCAAGCATTACGGCAATGTCGCCGCCGTGGCCGGTTGCGACCTCCGCGTCGAGGCCGGCGAGTTCTTTACGCTGCTGGGGCCCAGCGGATCGGGCAAGACGACGCTGCTCAACATGCTGGCGGGATTCATCGAGCCCGGCGGCGGCGCGATCCTCATCGACGGCGTCGATGTGACTTCGATCCCGACCGAGAAACGCAATATCGGGATGGTGTTCCAGAATTACTCGCTCTTCCCGCATATGAACGTGGCGCAGAACGTCGCTTTCCCGCTGAAGATGCGCAGCGCCGACAAGGCGACGATCCGGGGTCGGGTGGATTCCGCACTGGAGCTGGTTGGCCTCGCCGCGCTCCGAGATCGCATGCCGAATCAGCTTTCGGGCGGCCAGCGCCAGCGGGTCGCCATCGCGCGGGCGATTGTGTTCGAGCCCAAGGTGCTGCTGATGGACGAGCCGCTGGGCGCGCTCGATCTCAAGCTGCGCGAGCGCATGCAGATGGAGATCCGGCATTACCGCGACCAGATCGGCTGCACGGTCATCTATGTCACCCACGACCAGGGCGAGGCGCTGACGCTGTCGGACCGGATCATGATCATGAATGAGGGGCGGCCGGTGCAGGTCGGCAATCCCGAAACGATCTATGACCGGCCGGCCTCGCGCTTCGCGGCCGAGTTCATCGGCGAGACCAACATCCTGACGCTTGCGTCGAAACCGGGGGCAGGCTGGGCGATCGAGGAGCTCGGCGTGCCGTTCCCGGGCCCGGCTTCGGCCGCATCCGGCAAGGGTGTCCTCCTCTCGGTCCGTCCCGAGAAGATCATGCGCGCCGATGCCGCGGGCGGCGGATCGGGGCCGGCGGTGCGGTTCGAGGCCATCATCGCCGAGATCATCTTCTCCGGCGACATCCACCGTTACACGGCGCGATGCGCCGGCGGCAAGACGGTGAGCTTCAAGGAACATCGCACGGGCAGCGGCACGGCGCTCAAGCCCGGCGACAAGGTGGCGCTGGCATTTCAGGCCGAGGCGGCGGTGCCGCTGCAGGAAGCGTGA
- a CDS encoding ABC transporter permease: protein MTDPDSIRTGHEGAGRGRPVALLLLPALLLVAAFFAYPILDLTKASLFDPDFTTAHFVKFFTQNLYWRVSFNTVETAFVTTLLCAVIGYPAAWFLAHSPQKLRPFLIFLILLPMWVSVLIRSYAWMAVLGREGIINSLLMGTGLISEPFAMLYTTGAVHLAMVQILLPIMILTCYGVMREIEPDLLKAAHVLGAGRFRAFLHVYLPLSLSGLRNGAVVIFILSMGYFITPELVGGRKDMMIGNLIVFQIDKLANWGFASAIGIILLIATIAMVLLLRAGLDRVVPSAGRAE, encoded by the coding sequence ATGACAGACCCCGACAGCATCAGGACCGGGCATGAGGGAGCGGGAAGGGGCCGGCCGGTCGCGCTGCTATTGCTGCCGGCCTTGCTGCTGGTGGCGGCATTCTTCGCCTATCCGATCCTGGACTTGACCAAGGCCAGCCTGTTCGACCCGGATTTCACTACGGCGCATTTCGTCAAATTCTTCACGCAGAATCTCTATTGGCGGGTGTCGTTCAACACGGTCGAGACGGCCTTCGTGACGACGCTGCTTTGCGCGGTGATCGGCTACCCGGCCGCCTGGTTCCTCGCCCACAGCCCGCAGAAGCTTCGGCCCTTCCTGATCTTTCTGATCCTCCTGCCGATGTGGGTCAGCGTTCTCATCCGCAGCTACGCCTGGATGGCGGTGCTCGGCCGGGAAGGAATCATCAACAGCCTGCTGATGGGCACAGGGCTGATCTCCGAGCCGTTCGCGATGCTCTACACCACCGGCGCCGTGCATCTGGCGATGGTCCAGATCCTGCTGCCGATCATGATCCTCACCTGTTACGGCGTGATGCGGGAGATCGAGCCCGATCTGCTGAAGGCCGCCCATGTGCTGGGCGCCGGCCGGTTCCGGGCGTTTCTCCATGTCTATCTGCCCTTGAGCCTCAGCGGCCTGCGCAACGGCGCGGTCGTGATCTTCATCCTGTCGATGGGTTATTTCATCACGCCGGAGCTGGTCGGCGGCCGCAAGGACATGATGATCGGCAATCTGATCGTCTTCCAGATCGACAAGCTGGCCAATTGGGGCTTCGCTTCGGCCATCGGCATCATCCTGCTGATCGCCACGATCGCCATGGTCCTGCTGCTGCGGGCGGGGCTCGACCGGGTGGTGCCGTCCGCCGGGAGGGCCGAATGA
- a CDS encoding ABC transporter permease, with translation MTARARRRPGILMPGYFALVVFFLLFPIVIVIPISFVDAQFLTFPPESYSLRWYRRYFTDPDFVDATLLSLGVAFAATTIATVCGTLGALALTRARIFGKGVIYGLLLSPIIVPGIIFALGLYVFFAELDLLGNGFALVMAHACLGLPFSILIVSATLEHFDVTLERAARVSGAGPIRTFFHITLPAIRPAVFAAAVFGFFISFDDLVLALFVMGREYTLPVRIWQDLRFEIDPTVAATASLLIVLTSIGIAVGGMLQLQARKRLGGAP, from the coding sequence ATGACGGCCCGCGCGCGCCGCCGCCCCGGTATCCTGATGCCCGGCTATTTCGCCCTGGTGGTGTTCTTCCTGCTGTTTCCGATCGTGATCGTCATCCCGATCTCCTTCGTCGACGCCCAGTTCCTGACCTTTCCGCCCGAATCCTACTCGCTGCGCTGGTATCGCCGCTATTTCACCGATCCTGATTTCGTCGACGCGACCCTGCTCAGCCTCGGCGTCGCCTTCGCGGCCACGACGATCGCAACGGTCTGCGGCACGCTGGGCGCCCTGGCGCTGACGCGCGCGCGGATCTTCGGCAAGGGGGTGATCTACGGCCTGCTGCTGTCGCCGATCATCGTTCCCGGCATCATCTTCGCCCTCGGCCTCTATGTCTTCTTCGCCGAGCTGGATCTCCTCGGCAACGGGTTCGCGCTCGTCATGGCCCATGCCTGCCTGGGCCTGCCTTTCTCGATCCTGATCGTCTCGGCGACGCTCGAGCATTTCGACGTCACGCTCGAACGGGCGGCGCGTGTATCGGGCGCCGGCCCGATCCGCACCTTCTTCCATATCACCCTGCCGGCGATCAGGCCCGCCGTCTTCGCGGCCGCGGTCTTCGGCTTCTTCATCTCGTTCGACGATCTGGTCCTGGCACTCTTCGTGATGGGCCGTGAATACACGCTGCCGGTGCGCATCTGGCAGGATCTGCGCTTCGAGATCGATCCGACCGTCGCGGCCACCGCATCCCTGCTGATCGTGCTGACCTCGATCGGTATCGCCGTTGGCGGGATGCTCCAACTGCAGGCCCGCAAGCGTCTGGGAGGCGCTCCATGA
- a CDS encoding ABC transporter substrate-binding protein → MKQQTETRRGLPFWLRGVAAAALLSLSAGVAHAEDSINVAGYAGATWDAITKDYLVPLKAKTGLDVKLVTEPNLAKLKAMVEAGRCEYEVIELSGSEFDIAKNSGWLQKIDYSIVDPENRMPAEAKDPYGFLFVTFSELIAYRADKFPNGGPKNMADFWDVKKFPGPRTLHDSVVPDLEFALLADGVKKEDLYKVLATDEGVDRAFKKLDEIKPSVVKFWTAGAEPIQMLANGEAAMAIAWNGRIKKLQDDGTDVVMVWQDANTDSSHYGIPKGCTNTKGAATYLNAWTNPEWAANWTKDIPYPGFVPGVTEQLDPALAKNLPTYPDNVKSAFFTDWSFWVKNREKLEARWKEWLLN, encoded by the coding sequence GTGAAACAACAGACTGAGACCCGACGTGGATTGCCATTCTGGCTTCGCGGCGTGGCGGCCGCGGCACTCTTGTCGCTCTCGGCGGGCGTCGCGCATGCCGAGGACTCGATCAATGTCGCCGGCTATGCGGGCGCCACATGGGACGCGATCACGAAGGATTATCTCGTGCCGCTGAAGGCCAAAACCGGCCTCGACGTCAAGCTGGTGACCGAGCCGAACCTGGCGAAGCTCAAGGCCATGGTTGAGGCGGGGCGATGCGAATATGAGGTCATCGAGCTGTCCGGCTCGGAATTCGACATCGCGAAGAACAGCGGCTGGCTGCAGAAGATCGATTACAGCATCGTCGATCCGGAGAACCGGATGCCGGCGGAGGCCAAGGATCCCTACGGCTTCCTGTTCGTCACCTTCTCCGAGCTGATCGCCTATCGCGCCGACAAATTTCCCAATGGCGGGCCGAAGAACATGGCCGATTTCTGGGACGTGAAGAAGTTCCCGGGACCGCGGACCCTGCATGATTCGGTCGTGCCGGATCTGGAGTTCGCGCTGCTGGCGGACGGCGTCAAGAAAGAGGATCTCTACAAGGTCCTGGCCACGGACGAAGGTGTCGATCGCGCCTTCAAGAAGCTCGACGAGATCAAGCCGTCGGTCGTGAAATTCTGGACCGCCGGGGCCGAACCGATCCAGATGCTGGCGAACGGCGAGGCCGCCATGGCGATCGCCTGGAACGGGCGCATCAAGAAGCTCCAGGATGATGGCACCGACGTCGTCATGGTGTGGCAGGACGCCAACACCGATTCCAGCCACTACGGAATCCCGAAGGGCTGCACCAACACCAAGGGTGCGGCCACTTATTTGAATGCCTGGACCAATCCCGAATGGGCGGCCAACTGGACCAAGGATATTCCCTATCCGGGCTTCGTGCCGGGCGTGACCGAGCAACTCGACCCCGCCTTGGCCAAGAACCTGCCGACCTATCCGGACAATGTGAAATCCGCCTTCTTCACGGACTGGTCCTTCTGGGTAAAGAACCGGGAGAAGTTGGAAGCCCGTTGGAAGGAATGGCTGCTGAACTAG
- the recQ gene encoding DNA helicase RecQ: protein MNIASPTLSQTHREALSSNLAEVFGFTELRPGQTEAIEALLGGRHVLAVMPTGAGKSLCYQLPALVLGGLTVVVSPLLALMRDQVAALRLNGIAAGSINSDQSREDNVAVWRQAQAGEIRLLYLSPERLMTEAMLNALAKLDLRLIAIDEAHCISQWGPAFRPEYEALAGLRDRFPGVPIIGLTATADPATRADIEAKVFAGKAVSVVTGFDRPNLSLSVTLKDHWKKQTVAFVKARKGQSGIVYCLSRKKTEEVAALLREEGHAALAFHAGMESAVKQQVQDRFMTEPGIVMVATVAFGMGIDKPDIRYVLHTDLPASPEAYYQEIGRAGRDGLPADTMLLYGLDDIRMRRVFIEQEESAAERKRREHKRLDALIAYCEAPECRRRMLLRYFGDESAPCGNCDVCLDPVETLDGIKEARLVLEAVMRTGQKFGAAHIVNVLRGNKNEKTASFRHEGLSGFGAGADRPQGEWQGVIRQMVAAGLLDIDIAGFGGLRATPAGQALMRGEGSFRYRPDRLGKERKGRREKSAAAQAVDNLDAAGGELLQRLKALRLTLAKARGVPAYVIFSDRTLADMAARRPRNADEFAEVFGVGEAKRRDFGRLFLQVIGSGSESD from the coding sequence ATGAACATCGCCAGTCCGACCCTGTCCCAGACCCATCGCGAAGCGCTGTCCTCGAACCTGGCCGAGGTGTTCGGCTTCACCGAGCTGCGTCCGGGCCAGACGGAGGCGATCGAGGCGCTGCTGGGCGGGCGCCATGTGCTGGCGGTCATGCCGACGGGTGCGGGCAAGTCGCTCTGTTATCAGTTGCCGGCGCTGGTGCTGGGCGGGCTCACCGTGGTCGTGTCGCCCCTGCTGGCGCTGATGCGCGACCAGGTGGCGGCGCTGCGCCTCAACGGCATCGCCGCCGGCAGCATCAATTCGGACCAGAGCCGCGAGGACAATGTCGCGGTTTGGCGGCAGGCGCAGGCGGGCGAGATCCGGCTGCTCTATCTGTCGCCGGAGCGGCTGATGACCGAGGCCATGCTCAATGCCTTGGCCAAGCTCGATCTGCGGCTGATCGCGATCGACGAGGCGCATTGCATCTCGCAATGGGGCCCGGCGTTCCGCCCCGAATATGAGGCGCTGGCGGGCCTGCGCGATCGCTTTCCCGGCGTCCCGATCATTGGCCTCACCGCCACGGCCGATCCGGCGACGCGGGCCGATATCGAGGCCAAGGTCTTCGCCGGCAAGGCGGTCTCGGTGGTCACGGGCTTCGACCGGCCGAACCTCTCGCTCTCGGTCACGCTCAAGGACCACTGGAAGAAGCAGACCGTCGCCTTCGTGAAGGCGCGCAAAGGCCAGAGCGGCATCGTCTATTGCCTCTCGCGCAAGAAGACCGAAGAGGTCGCGGCCCTGCTGCGCGAGGAGGGTCATGCGGCCCTGGCCTTCCATGCCGGCATGGAGAGCGCGGTCAAGCAGCAGGTCCAGGACCGCTTCATGACCGAGCCCGGTATCGTCATGGTCGCGACCGTCGCCTTCGGCATGGGGATCGACAAGCCCGACATCCGCTATGTGCTCCATACCGACCTGCCCGCGAGCCCCGAGGCCTATTACCAGGAGATCGGCCGCGCCGGCCGCGACGGTCTGCCCGCCGACACCATGCTGCTCTACGGCCTCGACGATATCCGCATGCGGCGCGTCTTCATCGAGCAGGAGGAGAGTGCCGCAGAACGCAAGCGACGCGAGCATAAGCGGCTCGACGCGCTGATCGCTTATTGCGAGGCGCCGGAATGCCGGCGGCGGATGCTGCTGCGCTATTTCGGCGATGAGAGCGCGCCCTGCGGCAATTGCGATGTCTGCCTCGATCCGGTCGAGACGCTCGACGGCATCAAGGAGGCGCGGCTCGTGCTCGAGGCGGTGATGCGCACCGGCCAGAAATTCGGCGCCGCCCATATCGTCAATGTGCTGCGCGGCAACAAGAACGAGAAGACCGCGAGCTTCCGTCACGAGGGCCTGAGCGGCTTCGGCGCCGGCGCCGACCGGCCGCAGGGCGAGTGGCAGGGCGTCATCCGCCAGATGGTCGCGGCCGGGCTGCTCGATATCGACATCGCCGGCTTCGGCGGCTTGCGCGCGACGCCGGCGGGCCAGGCCCTGATGCGCGGGGAGGGGAGCTTCCGCTACCGCCCCGATCGCCTCGGCAAGGAGCGGAAGGGCCGGCGCGAGAAGTCGGCGGCGGCGCAGGCGGTCGACAATCTCGATGCCGCCGGCGGCGAGCTGCTGCAGCGCCTCAAGGCCCTGCGCCTCACCCTCGCCAAGGCACGCGGTGTTCCCGCCTATGTGATCTTCTCCGATCGCACGCTGGCCGACATGGCCGCCAGGCGCCCGCGCAACGCCGACGAGTTCGCCGAGGTGTTCGGCGTGGGCGAGGCCAAGCGGCGGGATTTCGGGCGGCTGTTCCTGCAGGTGATCGGAAGCGGTTCGGAATCAGACTGA
- a CDS encoding LacI family DNA-binding transcriptional regulator, with protein MPPSKPTSSARATLADVARHVGVSAMTVSRAISQPDSVAKPTRDRIMAAVKKLGYLPNMAAGTLRSSQSFIIGGVVPTLGFSIFGDTVQGISDVLNDSGYQLILGCSGYSLENEEKLVTALIGRQADGIILTGTLHSPELVPYLRGSGIPTVEMWDISEPRIDMAVGFSNFDLGQEIGRHLVACGYRRLGYVSGTPEHEKREKRAAARSRGFLAAVREAGLAPPARVSVPDPLDMEGSGVVAADFIAAHPEIDALLCINEIVGVGTLYEAQRRGWKIPQKLGIAGMGDANIAHLVHPGLTTIHIPGYKIGQLSAEMMLARLSHGRVKKRAVDVGFELVIRGSTRLPEKAGPAKR; from the coding sequence ATGCCGCCCTCCAAACCCACCAGCAGCGCCAGGGCGACCCTGGCCGACGTCGCCAGGCATGTCGGCGTCTCGGCCATGACCGTCTCGCGCGCCATCAGCCAGCCCGACTCGGTCGCCAAGCCGACGCGCGACCGGATCATGGCGGCGGTGAAGAAGCTGGGCTATCTGCCCAACATGGCCGCCGGCACGCTGCGGTCGAGCCAGAGCTTCATCATCGGCGGCGTGGTGCCGACCCTGGGCTTCTCGATCTTCGGCGACACGGTCCAGGGCATATCCGATGTGCTCAATGACAGCGGCTATCAGCTGATCCTCGGCTGCTCCGGCTATTCGCTCGAGAACGAGGAGAAGCTGGTGACGGCCCTGATCGGGCGGCAGGCCGACGGCATCATCCTGACCGGCACGCTCCATTCGCCCGAGCTCGTGCCCTATCTGCGCGGCAGCGGGATTCCAACCGTCGAGATGTGGGATATCAGCGAGCCGCGCATCGACATGGCCGTCGGCTTCTCGAACTTCGACCTGGGGCAGGAAATCGGGCGCCATCTCGTCGCCTGCGGCTACCGGCGGCTGGGTTACGTCTCGGGCACGCCCGAGCATGAGAAGCGCGAGAAGCGCGCCGCCGCGCGAAGCCGCGGTTTTCTCGCGGCGGTGCGCGAGGCGGGGCTGGCGCCGCCGGCCCGGGTCAGCGTGCCCGATCCGCTCGACATGGAGGGGAGCGGCGTCGTCGCGGCCGACTTCATCGCGGCCCATCCCGAGATCGACGCGCTGCTCTGCATCAACGAGATCGTCGGCGTCGGCACCCTCTACGAGGCGCAGCGGCGTGGCTGGAAGATCCCGCAGAAGCTCGGCATCGCCGGCATGGGCGACGCCAATATCGCGCATCTGGTCCATCCCGGCCTGACCACGATCCATATTCCCGGCTACAAGATCGGGCAGCTGAGCGCCGAGATGATGCTGGCGCGATTGAGTCATGGTCGCGTCAAGAAGCGCGCGGTCGATGTCGGCTTCGAGCTGGTGATCCGCGGCAGCACGCGATTGCCGGAGAAGGCGGGGCCGGCGAAGCGGTAG